GCGGCGGGCATCAACCTGCAGGAGCTGGAGGAGCGGTTCGCCAGCGGACGATTCAAATTTTTTTATGCGATGCCCAGATATCACAACCCCCTTGGGACAACCTACAGCACAGAGGAGCGCAAGGCCATTGCCGGACTGGCAGCCAAATACGATGTCTATATCGCCGAGGATGATTATATGGCGGATCTGGGGATCGGACGGCGTTATGACCCGATCTATGCGTATGACCAGACCTCCCATGTCATTTATCTCAAAAGCTTCTCCAAAATCATCTTCCCGGGCCTTAGGCTCGGTGCGGTGGTGGTGCCGCAGCCGCTGCTGGAGACTTTCCGCTCCTATAAAGGCTACACCGATACCTCGCTGCTGTCTCAGGCTGCGCTTGAGGTATACATTAAGAACGGGATGTACGGGCATCACAGGCATAAGATCAAAGCCATGTACGCCAAAAAAATCCGTGCGGTATACGAAGCGCTCGGGCGGCATAATACGGAAGGCTTAATCGAAGCCTCTGCGGACAGCTCCGGCATCTATATCCAGTTCAAGCTCCCGCTCACCGTCAACCTGGAGCGTCTGGTCAAGCGCCTGGCCGGGCGGAAGATCCGCGTGGTGCCAGGGAACGGCTTCTATCTGCCGGGTTACCAGACCCGGGACAAATTCCTCCGTATCAGTATCTCCCGCGCCGGGCTGGAGCAGATTGATGAGGGAATCCTGGCGATTGTCCAGGAGGTGAAGCGCGGGAGCGGGTGGTAGAGGCGGCAGAGGAAGAGGAGTAAGAGGAGGAGGAAGAAGAAGGAAATCCCGCTTGTTGTCTGAGCCGCGAAATGGGATCATAATAGGCTTATATAGGAGTGAAGAGAGGCGGGACGATAATGAAACCTACGAATGAAACCCTTGAACTGTTGAACCGTCATACCTCTGTCCGTCAGTATCAGGACAAGCCGGTCAGTGACGAGCTGCTGGCAGCGGTAATTGGAGCGGGACAGATGGCTTCGACCTCCAGCAATGTTCAGGCTTACACAGTTATTGCTGTAACCGAGTCTGCGATTAAAGAGCAGCTATCCGTTTTGTCCGGTAATCAGGCCTACATCAAGCAGTGCCCGGTCTTTCTGGTCTGGTGTGCGGATCTGTACCGTCTGCGGGAAGCGTCCGCTCCGCATTTGCAGGGGAAGCCGTCCTACGAGGATACGGCCGAGAATCTGATTGTAGCGACTGTCGATGTGGCGCTGGCCGCGCAGAATGCCGCTGTTGCCGCAGAATCGCTCGGCCTGGGCATTGTCTATATCGGCGGCATCCGCAATGAGATCGCCGCTGTATCCGAACTGCTCGGACTGCCGGAGCTGGTCTATCCGGTCTTCGGCATGTGCCTCGGGTATCCGGCAGCCATGAACAGCATCCGCCCGCGCCTGCCGCAGGCAGCAGTGCTGCATCATAACGGCTACAATGCCGAAGCCGCAGTGGAACAGGCCCGCGTGTACGACGCAATTTCCAGCGACTATATGCGGGAGCGTACCGGCGGCCAGAGCGCAGCCTCCTGGTCGGAGATGATGGCAGGCCGGCTGGCTCAGCCTGCCCGGCTGCACATGAAGGAATTCCTGCTTAGCAAGGGATTCATGCAGCGTTAGAATTGGAAAGGCCTTCTCCGGAGTCTGTGGGGGAGGCCTTTTTTTGATTGGCGTGCCCAGAGGCACGCATTATCTAGTTGGTGCAAGTCCAACCAAGAGAGGGGCCAAGCCACTCTTGTAGCTAGGATGCTTGCGCATGGCGAAATCTGTGTGTAAAAGCGCATCGACAAAAGTACCGGTCAGAGACTGGGCGAGCAACAACCCAGGCCGTAACATCAAGTGAATCCTGCCGCGTCGTCAAAAAGGCCCTGCGAAGGGGAAGAGAGGAAGCCGAGTCCCGCTTTCATGGACGAAGGCCAAGGAAGCTGTACAGAACTTGGAACAACAGTGAAGAATCCTCCGGGGTATAGGGATCGGCATGGGTTGAAAGATAATGCAGTGAACTGGGGAGACCCTCCCCCACACGGGGGTTTTTTTTTTTTTAGAAACCCGTAAATAGGCGCTCTATAAGTCCAAAAGACGAAATGAACCGTCTGTGGGAAGGGAGTCCGAGGGGCTCGTAGTACCGAAGAACCTAAGGACAACATAACCTTAGGGAGGGAAGGAGCCCTGCTTTGTTTACGCTTTTGGAGGAGGTACGAGTGAGTGAATGCCAACCGGCTAACGACACCCAAAGAAAAAGTTCAAGAACTCCAAGAAAAGCTAGGTCATGCGGCCAAGGAGAACAACAAGCGTAAATTCCATGCGCTGTACGACAAAGTCTATCGCTGGGATGTGCTGAGTGAAGCCTGGAGACGAGTTAAGGCAAACAAGGGAGCGGCTGGAGTAGATGCCGTGACGCTCGCAGATATTGAAGCACAAGGAGAAATACGGTTCCTGAAGGACTGTGAGCGAGAATTGAAAGCAGGTAGCTACGATCCAGAGCCCGTACGGCGGCACTATATCCCAAAGAAAGACGGGAAACAAAGACCGCTGGGTATCCCGACGGTGCGCGACCGAGTCATACAGATGGCAACGAAACTCGTGATTGAACCGATCTTTGAAGCAGACTTCGAAGAAGTATCCTTCGGATTTCGCCCGAAGCGAAGTGCGAAAGGAGCGCTGGATCGAATCCGGAAAGCCTGCAACCGCAAAGGGAATTGGGTAGTCGACGTCGATATCCAAGGCTACTTCGACAACATTAACCAGGAGAAACTTATGAAATTGGTACAAATGCGTATCAATGACAGGCGAATCCTGAAATTAATACGGAAGTGGCTTCAAGCGGGTGTGATGGAAGAAGGAAACGTAAGGCGTTCCGATTTAGGCACACCGCAAGGTGGGGTGATTTCACCGCTACTGGCGAATATCTATCTGAATTACTTTGACCGACTATGGGAGAAATACGGAAGGGGGTTGGGAGAACTGACAAGGTATGCAGACGACCTGGTGGTGGTCTGTAAAACCAAAAAGGACGCCGAACATGCTTATGAGCTCATAAGCAGGATTATGGAACGTCTAGAGTTAACCTTACACCCGGTCAAAACTCGCATTGTAGGCCTGTGGACAGGAGAGGAAGGATTCGACTTCTTAGGAATGCACCACCGAAAAACGAAAGCAGAAACCTCTCAAGGGAAGGTGTACTATACCACCCAGCAGTGGCTAACGAAGAAGGCAGAGGAACGTATTCGAGGCGTGGTCAAAGATAGATTAGCACCGCCCGGCATGCGATCTAAATCGTTTGCGGAACACGTGAAATGGCTCAATCCGAAGATACAAGGATGGAGAAATTATTACTACACGAACTACAGCCAAAAGAGATTAGCTAAGCTAGACTGGTATATTCTGCAGCGATTAACCCGGTGGTACGCGAAGAAGAGACAGCGCAGAAGATGGATGAGTTCACTATCTGAAGTCAAGTATATAGCCAACATGAATGGACTAAAAACGCTATTGTGATCTGCATGCTCATGAATGACAAACATCGGAAAGCCGTATGAGGGAAAACCTCACGTACGGTTTGATGAGGAGGGGCTGGTTAATCCAGCCCTTTACTCTAGGACGAGGATGGACCGAACGTATGCGTAAAACCGAATACTTTAGGCTGGCGTGAAGGAACGCAGGCTCAATACGCCACAGCCAATAACAAATATTGAAATTTCCTGCAAGAAGTGCAACAATGCTGCCCAATATAAGCGGCCTATGCAGAAATCCTGCACGAAATGCAACTATGCCAACGCTAACTTGCTCAAAACACCAAAATTCCTGCAAATCCTGCAACATTGCGCCGCAGCCAGTAACGTATCTGGAGAAATCCTGCAAAAACTGCAACAATGCT
This genomic interval from Paenibacillus sp. FSL H8-0332 contains the following:
- the nfsA gene encoding oxygen-insensitive NADPH nitroreductase — protein: MKPTNETLELLNRHTSVRQYQDKPVSDELLAAVIGAGQMASTSSNVQAYTVIAVTESAIKEQLSVLSGNQAYIKQCPVFLVWCADLYRLREASAPHLQGKPSYEDTAENLIVATVDVALAAQNAAVAAESLGLGIVYIGGIRNEIAAVSELLGLPELVYPVFGMCLGYPAAMNSIRPRLPQAAVLHHNGYNAEAAVEQARVYDAISSDYMRERTGGQSAASWSEMMAGRLAQPARLHMKEFLLSKGFMQR
- the ltrA gene encoding group II intron reverse transcriptase/maturase, producing MNANRLTTPKEKVQELQEKLGHAAKENNKRKFHALYDKVYRWDVLSEAWRRVKANKGAAGVDAVTLADIEAQGEIRFLKDCERELKAGSYDPEPVRRHYIPKKDGKQRPLGIPTVRDRVIQMATKLVIEPIFEADFEEVSFGFRPKRSAKGALDRIRKACNRKGNWVVDVDIQGYFDNINQEKLMKLVQMRINDRRILKLIRKWLQAGVMEEGNVRRSDLGTPQGGVISPLLANIYLNYFDRLWEKYGRGLGELTRYADDLVVVCKTKKDAEHAYELISRIMERLELTLHPVKTRIVGLWTGEEGFDFLGMHHRKTKAETSQGKVYYTTQQWLTKKAEERIRGVVKDRLAPPGMRSKSFAEHVKWLNPKIQGWRNYYYTNYSQKRLAKLDWYILQRLTRWYAKKRQRRRWMSSLSEVKYIANMNGLKTLL
- a CDS encoding PLP-dependent aminotransferase family protein, with translation MNKYHQVITELERQMKEGQYRPGDKLPSVRSASETYGCSVSTILKAYGELERTHTIYSIPQSGYYMVDKSADSAAAGSEGTVDFASASPDLNVFPYLDFQHCLNKAIDQYKYHLFTYGDALGLATLRRTLVSHLAEYQVFAKAESILITSGIQQALEILARMPFPSGRTEILVEQPGYDIYLRYLEAEGLPVSGIGRSAAGINLQELEERFASGRFKFFYAMPRYHNPLGTTYSTEERKAIAGLAAKYDVYIAEDDYMADLGIGRRYDPIYAYDQTSHVIYLKSFSKIIFPGLRLGAVVVPQPLLETFRSYKGYTDTSLLSQAALEVYIKNGMYGHHRHKIKAMYAKKIRAVYEALGRHNTEGLIEASADSSGIYIQFKLPLTVNLERLVKRLAGRKIRVVPGNGFYLPGYQTRDKFLRISISRAGLEQIDEGILAIVQEVKRGSGW